The DNA region GGCCACAGCTGCTTTGCAAGTAGCTATTCAATTACAACAACAGGaaactcaaaatttcaaattggaACCGGAATTGAATCAACCTTCTGCTAAATCTATGGAGATTTCTGGTTCTAATAGAATTAATTCCACTGAAAACAAGGGGCCAACGGCTTCCAACAAAAATAATGTGTATCAAGGTATTTTCTGTCGAGACATAGCTGCAGTTGGAAATCTGTTATCGCAAGCTGCCTTCAACCGTCAACTTCCTGTGAAGTATGAAGCACTGAGCTGCTGAATTTTTTTGCTGggaaaattgaaatgaattaaGGGAAAGGCTCTTGAGATGTTACCGGCAGTGCAATCTCTGGTTCAATTTCTCTGTTTTGTACAAAAGGATAAATATAAAAGGTTGCCGGGAAATTTTGTTGTCAGTTCTTCTTCTTTATGTACATGTACAAAATTTCAGTATTCAATTTCTACTTTTGGTGTTTTCTTTTTAGCTTAATTTTAAAGTCATTTTCATTTCActtcttttgaatttttattgcTGTACAGTACTTAAGATCTGCATGGTGATGCACAGATATAGAGAAGCTGGCTTTGGCTTCTCTCCCATGTCTTATTTGTTGCATTTAATTCTTCTCTGGTTAGTTTATCCAATGACTGACAAATCTGACATTCCActagatttcatttttttttatacttccACCAAAGCtttgttattttactttatatatCCACTCGgttttgtaaaaacaaaatcaaatgacATGGATTTGGTTATGAGCATTTTTGCGAATGGACGTGTTAAAATCAAGAGCGAAAGGGCAAATGTCATGTCAAGTACCCACATCCACAGCAGGTAAAATGTTTTTCCTTTCAGCAATTccacagaaaaaataaaagaagaaaggtCAAATCAGCACTCAATACAAGAAAACAAAGGCATCTACAAAGGTGATGTCTATTCATGCTACAGAATGGCATGATTAGCTGCTTTAGAAATTCAACCCATAATGCCACTATTTTCTTCTCGCAAAAGCACTACTGATTGATGTTTCTCTTGCAATTTATTCATTCTGATTTTGcaatgataatgataaaagtGTGCACTGTAGATTCATCTCTTTAAAGAGGGTTGTTGGTTTGGTTGTATCAAATTGATAGACCTAATATTTTCTGTTCTGTGCTAACAAAAAGCCTGTGATTTCTGCAATATGAAAAGGGGGcgctataatttttttttatctccttTCTTGTCTTTTTACTAGAAGGTTTTTGCCATAATCGAGGTGGGATTGTTGTCAAAATTTGATCTTGGCAGCTATTTTTCCTTTCCAATAGCAAATAATTGTGctttcaaagaaattttttcttcaaagaacaaaaatccCAATTGGAATGCGAATTAcccttattatttatttacacatttaatttataagtgatTTCAAAGATTTTGATTGTCAAGGGGCTCCAATTTCACTCGTTTAGAATCTTTCCTTTTAAGAGAATTCAAcaatcctttttattttattttcatacatCAACTTCTCATATCTGATAATCAACATGGCATGCCATAATGACAGCCAACTTCCGAGCTAGCTTGCACTATTCTatcataagaaaattaaatgtaaCTGCCCAATGGTGGCAAAATTTAAAACCCACATGCCTTGCACATCTATTTTTAAAGCCATGAAAGTGGCCAGTCATATTTCTCAATTGCATCTTGCCCCTCTGAcaaggaaaaattttatttatttgtttgtttatattgcGTCATTTTAaaggtgtatatatatatattcttccgGTGAAAGAAAAGGGTTCTTCACGAATTCTCACGAGGCTaccaaattgattttgttttattttaatataagatcgTCAGAGATTATGGGCATCTCTCagttgtatttttaaaattaattatctgCAAGTTGAAGCGTAATTTCTACACAATTATTTACGCTGTGTAATGACATTAGTATCCTCATAATTTGGGGCAGGTGAGAGAAGTTAAAGGAGGACAAAAGTGGGTAAAAgagtaaattaataaaatttgggtggaaaagaACACGTGATGTTTGAATGTTGGAAACGTTGGAAAGAGGAGAAGTCGTGGCCAGATATGATGATGTCAGGGATAGCATGTGATGGTATCATGTGCCtttcaatttcaaacaaataaatcataagattagaaaaaaaaaaaaaagactgttAATTGAATTTGGCATTTGATGGCTTAAGAATATGACAAAGAACTTTTTCGATTAATCAGTTTTGAGTAAAAGTAAAACATCAAGGAGAAAGAACCGAGAATGTGTTCATACTTGTTTTCAGTTGTAAttcaatattgaaaattgaGATCTAGAAGTTtgacattttttcaaatattcaaccAATTCTGAATCGTTCTCATGGGAAATGGGAttcattttatgataataaaaaggAGGCAGATGATCTTCTCCAAGTGGGAAATCAACAAGGATGGCAATGGCTTTTCAATTAGTCAAAGTTAATGGCTGGCAGCACAAAACCAAGTCCTAGAGAGAGAAATGGATCTATTCACATTACTTAACCAATAATTAatatggtttaaatttatagaaaacgttaatatttgaatatgaatCTCACGtattcaaacatatatattattaaagtacATGAAGAAAGACAAGTTCTGTACAAGTAACGTGCAAACATTCTGTGAAATTTGCTTAGCAATTCAAAAAGATGTTCATTTGTTTGTTGTTGTGGCCGGCTGTGGGAGACATGCTTAAATGGTGAGAGTGAGAACCCTCAATTGGATTGTGGCTTAGACGAGTGAGTATCACTCACTCTGGTCAAGTAAAACTTCAGATTCCATAACATATCATCGATAATATTCGAACGCCCGGAGGCAAGAAGAGTTTCTCTCATTTACTATTGTTTGTTTGTGTAGTACCTTAGTACTGGTATGCCATGCTTGCTGCCTGTCTGCCTGGCACATGCAGTCTCAGAGATATTTAAACTATGACAGGAATTTTTTTTGCATTCCACTCGTGTGTTATTCAATTCAAGGCTTTTGCATTTGCTtacactttttttatttaaagaaaagcGGCGGTAAATTTCGATAAACACACCACCTCCGTTCTCTATTTACAAAAACCTTTCCCCATCCCATAATCAATTGAAGAGCGACCTTTTGGGCCTCCACTCAGGCCCAATATCCCATTGTTTCGTCCTGAAGTCCTACGAagcaatcaataaaattaaaccgAATGAACAATATTCTTTGTATAGTCAAGGAGTTGACAACGAATTTTAGGTTGATTTATTCCTGCTCCTTGCTGAGATCATAATTAAAGATTGAATGCACAAGCAATCTGTCAGAAAAATTCCATTAGCATCAAGCATAATGTCTTAATCTTGTCTATCTTGAATACGggaaatataaattattatataagtgGCATCGAGAAATAATTATGAACTATTTTCCAGTATGGTACACCAAAAAATCAGCTTCAGAAAGTAGGCAATAAATCCTATAATGACAGAATTCTACATGTTTACAACTGAAAATGTACATGATAACATACGCTCTTCTGCAAAGACAAAGAAATGAAATCATTTGCTCTTTGATGAAGgcccttttttccttttcttagaTGGATTAATCCTGCTGCTACTACACTTGGGACAAAACCAATCCTCCTCTGGTACATTTTCAAGTGGAGGGTCACAACAATGAATGTGGGTACCAACCCCGCAACCAACAGAACCACTTTCGTCACCGCAGATCAACATAACTTCTCCTCTATCAGTACAGCCACAAACTTGGCAACATATATCATTGTCCTCACCACTATCTGGCGGACCTGAGTCTGCAACTATTTCTTCTGCTTTGCTGAGCAATTTAGCGAAAGATTTCTCTGCCCAAGCATGAGTCTTGTATAGCACATGTCGCTCAAGGGAATAACCAGGCTTGCAGACAAACTCCACTAAATAATCAGCCACAATGCAGGGTACCTCATGTTTTAAGAACTCTTGAACCCATATATCAACACATGGCATGCCAGGACTGACAACTGCAAAGTCTACTCCAGATTCAAGGAAGCGAGTATAAGGTGGAGCAGTTGCTAATATGATCCCATCTCCAGCCTTCACTACACGCTTCACGGTATCCTGGATGACCACAGGGCAGATAATTATTTCAGAAGGGCAAACAGAAGCTAACTCTGACCATCATTTATTTAGTAGTTGAAGGAAACGCATTAGTAAAGGAGaattcacaaaataaatactaattaacGAGGAGATATGATAGAATTATAATGCAAAATTATTGCCAGCAAAATGAagactaaaaaattaaataaataccaGAGGTGGCGCAATGCATTCTCCATATACAATAATGCGCATTCCATAGAAGGCACCATGACCTGTTCTCTCCCTCAAGAGCCGCCACTTCCTTGGAGCCTCTAAGTTAATAGCACCATCTTCACTAAGACCATTTGTGTGCCATTCATAAGGCTCCTCCAGCAAGAACTTCCCTGCCTGATTACAAGCACTTAAATAATCCATCTTAAGAATCCACCTGCACTCAAGACAGAATTAAGTTAACAATCTGCCGAAACAAAGAGGCTAAGATAGCTAATGCTTGATATTTggtcaaaaataaaaagcaaaattcTGAGACAGTCCACCTCCCAGATGCAGCAGCAGCAAAGAACTTCTCTGTTCTTCTAAGATCAGGGGCTATGAAGTGTGTTGCCTGGTATGACCACTGATGAGAATCTCTGCAACATCTTCCTTTCAAACGCCTTATAACTTGTTGAAACTCCTTTCTCTGCAGTCTGTGTCCACTCAATATAAACCATACAGGTTCAGTCACTGGTGCACCAATTGTAACCCtctcaaaattattattgatctGCTTTGGTGTCTTCAAAGATTTAAGATCTGATTTCTGAACACATGAACTTGAAGTTTGGTTTTCAACAACTGGCCTGTTTTCCTTCTCCACTTCCACAGAGTTCTCAATTACAGGCACAGAGCTACCACAAGTTTTGATTTCAGGATGCAGCaaacttttattcattttagtaCAATcctcttttgttttattttcattcatagTATCTTCCTTATCCACATCATTCTTAGATTTCACAACCTCTGCATCAGCAGGTACATTCTTTGGCTTGGCCTTACCTGCTGGACGTTTCTTCCTTGTATTTACTTTCCCCTTCATACCCTCAGCTTTGCAGGCTGATTCATCCAAGTCAAACTTATTGGGGCAAACTGTTTTTCCCAATTCAGATTCATTAGTCCCTTCTTTTGCAGCCATTATCTCATGTGAACTAATATTAGAACTATTTGCTGCACGTCTATCGCCAGATTCTACTCTCgtcatattttcttcttttagtaTCAATTCAACCACCTCAAACTTCTCGTTATTTAGTTGCTTTTCATGCTCATCTTTCTCATCAGGAGCCTCAGTCTCATCCTCCATGGGCTCAGTCTTATCACTAGTTGCATCGTCACACCCTGTAACAGTATTTGTATCCAGCTCTTTTACAGCTTCGACACTTTTGGTTGGAGGGGGTTTCTCAGAGACCATAGTCAACTTCTCCTGGTTGGTTTTCTCCTCTCCTGCATTTGAACAAACTGCAGGGTCATTTAGGGAGGCAGTTTTACTCAAGTAAATGGAACCCTTTTGATTAGCAGCACGTCGAGAACCCAATGTCTTTTTGGCAACCATCTTCTTCCTAACGGGCTCTGCAATTATCTTATCATTTCCTCCCTGGAGTGACTCCAAGTCGACAGGCATACGTGATTTCTCCATCTCGAAATCTCTATCCTTGGGTGATGAAGCCTCTATTTTCTGCTGCTGATTCTGTGGCTCCCCTGCCTGAGCTTCAATTTCAAGTTTGTGTGCCAAAAAGGACCCTTTCAGTCCTCCAAAAGAAGTTTTAGATGGCttatcatcattttcattttgccCGGTCTCGAAGGTCATAGTTTCAAAGGAATCCAGATCACATGTCAGTAAGTTCTTGTTAACAATAGAGGAACCATCATGAGGATTAAGAGCAAGATTCAAATTAGCAGCATCATCTCTACAATTATTATTAAGGGAAAAATGTTTAGTATTCTCAAGTGTCTGACATGCTGGAGATTTTGGATCCAATATTTTAGCCCTATAATTGGACATTGGACTTCTGTTGCATTCTGTTGCATTATGACTAGTCTTTTGTGATTTTGAACTGGCACTAGACATATTTGTAATGGTCTTTGCAGGTAAGCAGCCACTTGACTCTGCCTCCTGACATGATTCCTCCTCTCTCTGGGGAATTTTAACATAGCCTGCGGCAGTTCTGGCTTCTTCATGTTCAATTTTGGAGGAACTGGCTACAAAAGCCTTACTGACTTCAAATCCACCTAAGTTTGCTTCTGGAGATCCACTTATATTGCCAGATATATTTGATACAGACGTTGACAGTGGGGATTTCCACAGGTTTTTCCTTGAGTAacttatagaatttttttttgactCAGAACAGGAAGGCATTTCAGCTCTTCTAAAGGTAGATGCCAAGTCATTTTTCACTCCTGTAGAATGTGGAGTCCTCTCAAGCACAGGATCAATAAAAGCATCAGTTTCTTGCAAAGCATGCACCTCAGGAGCATTACCACTATCATGAGTCAGGAATTGATGAGATCCACTCGCTGTTGAATTTAGCAGCGTTTTTGGCACCTCCATTGCTGTTTTTGGCGATTGGCAAGCACTAGCTATTACTGCTTTCGAAGTATGTGGACTCTTACTCATGTCTTTCCCCACAAATTGTCTCGCTGTGACACCTTCTGTCTCTTCTTCAGAATCTTTAGCTTCAGCTTCCATCGTCTCCAATTCATAGCCACTGTCAGAAGAAAATTCACTCTAGAATCAGTTGATTCTAACTTCAAAAGATGTTTTAACCATTTTTACCTAAGGCACCTCAAGCTTGCCAAAGATGCATGTGAAAAGCAAAAAGCCATTAATTAAGAAATCAAGCAAAGAACCTCAGACATAATACAACAAGCTAATTAAAGAATTCAATAACAACTAcacaataaaaagtaaatatatgTTCACCCACTGTAGCGTGTCATGGAGAGGTCTAATTCTATCCATATTTCATAAGTTATAGAAATAATAGGCCAAACATACATACTTTTATACCAACTTGACTCCTAAGCAGAATACTACACATATATATGCATTTCAAAAAGCCAAATTATTATTCAGCAactaacaaatataattttattttaacatacaAAACAAAGATGATAGACCATACCCAAGCATAGATACATACAGACAAAATAACAGCATAGAACAAAACATTCAAATACCTCACCTCTTGTCATAGTTAGCTTCAGGAAGAAGATCCCAATCCCTTAAACTGTAGAAAAGAGCAAGTAagattagataaaataaaaaaaattattcattgaAGACCAATGCAGCAAATCTTGGTTCAAGTATTAAATATGTACCCCTAAAATTATATGGTATTTCATTAGTATACACAACAACATTTCAAAAcataagagaaaaaacaaaatctatAAGTATACCAATCTTCCAACCAGCGGTGATTAACAagctttatctttttaattttctttgccAGCTCATACTTCTCTCCTGTAGAAATAGACAAAGCTTCATTAAAATACCATTCTAATAATGCTCCTTGTTCAGGATAAAATTTAGCAAATATGAATTGATAATCTGAgtgtaaattataaaaaactagTTTATCCATGTGATAAAATGAACTGTCTTTATAAAGAAGCTTCGTGAtagaatttaaacaaataaCTCATGCTGCAGATAATACATGTGAGAGATTAACCAGTCCACCCCATGGTTCAATTAAACAGACAAGAATGATCTGCATTGTGCCCACCTAAATCCAATGAACAACAAACCATATACAACAAAAAGAGACTTGATGGGATGGATGAGAGGATCGCAAATTACAGCATTACTTGCTAGAGAGTTTTCATCCCTTCAGATAATAAAACATCAAAAGCATACCCTCAAATTTGTAGCAGATGAGATGTGTAACTTTGCTTGCCACCAGTGGTTTAGAAAATAATGCACCCATCAAGCCAACCATTGTCTGAGAACAGAAAAAATTACTGTAAAATAGTgggaaaaatcaaacaatcagAAGTCATAAAACAGCAAAAAGGAATGGAATCACATACCATTATGTCTTCTCGATCTTGTCGCTGATAACCAGTCAAGCATACAACTAAATCTTTGGCACCCGGAATTCCATTCAGATCTTTTAGTGGTCGGTACATAACCTGCACAAATGAAATGCATACAAGTATTGCATGTGGCACCAAAACATACAGTAAAATGAAAGTCTCAGATACTAAACTGATGAAgcatgttttaaattaagtaaattgaGTGACTATGAACATTCTAGACGCTACATTATTGCATATAAGATAAGTTCCACAAATTCATACTAGATCGATAAGCATTGTCACTATTTGTCAACCTGAAAATGaagaatttgataaaaaaaataataaaggtgACAAAATCCAATGAAATGTTCATAATAAATGTGTTTGTTCAACGCTTGGACGGAAGCACACAGTTGAATTTAGAACTGAAATTGACAACACATAGTAACAGTAAGAACCAAATTGCTTATTTGTGAACAGAATGAATATTCttatacaaaataaagaatCTCACTGAATTAGCGTCAACAGTCATTCCAACATCATAACTATGATCAACCCACAATGATGTGATGATTGTCTTCCCATCATTTCGAGCGGCAACACAGATAGGATCGTCCTATACCACAAAGTAAGAACAAAAATCGactcaattttgataataaatagcAATGATAACAAGAAACTACAAACGcacaaagtaaaaataaaatccaattTCCAAATAATTAGGCATTAAAGCAAGTTCAGAAgtctgaaaataaaatgaagcgaAGATTATGTAAAACGAGAAACAAGGCTTACATAAATAATCCTATCCACAATCACGTGAGTGCAGTTTTGGCCGTACCGGCCAACATCAACTCCACCGCCATGTACTAGCTTCGACCGAACCTGCGGATTTTgttatgaaattgaaaaaaaaaaaatttacaattcaaTTAATTCTGCTACTATACAGTACATAGTAATAGATAGAGAGAAGAGAACGAAATACCTGATGCTCATTGATTGGGTCGAATCCAAATAGAGCGAAACGGACGCCAAGAAACGGTTTGGATCGGGAATCGATTTCCATGATTTATTCTTGGgaaatgaacaaaaatttgaagaagaagagaaaatgtgtAAAGGAAGAGCGCAGTGATgtggaaataaaaaatgattgagGGTTTAGAAGTGAGTGCAGACTGCGTTAACAAAACTTGCCAAGCAAGAGTGAAACAGTGTGAGGAGGGAATTATCAATTTCGATAATAGGTTCAATTTTTGGTGCAACTGGCGGGAGTGAAAATTCCTAGTTAAACGCCGTGTGTCCCCGTGAAATGTTTCGACCCAATGTTTCGCCTTAAAACCTTTCCAACCCTAATGGATATGAATAATACTTTTTCACCCAACtaattaatgaaacaataatataaacggtaaaatcataattttatgattattatttaatttttttaaaatgaccatataatattaaattaataaaaattaaaataatatttttaatatctaaattaataaaaattcttttatttatctttctttttactttcatatattcttctttttaatttataaatatagatatatttgttatataattgtatattaaaagataaacaatattttttcaaaatgttaaagttttttttattttttaagggattattaaaaattaaaaaaacttaaaaggtttttcaaaaaattttaaagtaccAATCCgtctctaatttttttaaaataacaataacacttttaaataattaaataaactacaacaaattaatatacaaaagactgaaaatattgtaaagattaatttatgagtttttaaatttttctaaattaaattgtCATGAAAGTGTTTGGATAATataaagccttttttttttaattaatagaaggtatatttattattatttctttaagtCATTAGTTTcgatatatataggaaaaaagtGTTTTTACTCTAAATATAGagtgagaaaatattatttatttttaaaaaataatttatttaatataaatcgagtcaaccttaaatttaaattaattttattttaatttaattcaaatataatccctaataataaattaaagaagtGCAAAACCATACCCGAGCCTTTATTAAGACGCCGACGAAGCAAGCAAAATAGTTCAGAAAAGTAATGATTCGGTGACGTGGCGCCATAAGATGTAGCCACGTTTACACACCTCAAAAGTCAGTTCCACCAACGAACTGTTTTGAATCACAGCCTTAAAACTTGGTAGGTGATCCCTTATCGAGCATAAAACCTACCAGTTTATTTTGCGACCGCAAGCATTGTTCTTCATCTTCAGGCAGCCGCAGGTACAGAGAGAGATAGATGGCTTGGCTAACTCGATTCATTGTAGCTGTGGTTTTCTTATCCATCGGAGTTATGTTTTCTCCGGAAACATTTGGATCAAATTCGGAGCATTTTAAATCCCCAAAGCTATCGACGTTCCTGAAGCTGGCTCATCTCCTCTGTTTCTCCACCGCCTGGGGTGCGGCTCTTTGGGTCACCTTTATCGGTGGCATCATTATGTTCAAGTACGTTCTTCTTCTTAGCCCCAATTCCGCATGTtacactttctttttcttatgttttcttgttttggGGTCTCTTGTGTTTctgtaaattgataatttaaccTGGAATAATAATTCAGAGACTTAATTGAGTGCAAATTATGTTAATTCTGAAAAaccaatttatgaaaatgaaagatttaattGATCCATGTTTTCCCTTTCGTAGATTGACGTAGAAACCAATGCAGGAcaattatggttttttttttttctgaaatgaTGATTACGAAACTTGGagttttttattgaatgaaattagGAATCTTCCGAGGCATCAGTTTGGTAATCTACAAAGCAAGATGTTTCCAGCGTATTTTTCAATGGTGGGATTGTGTTGCGCCATATCCGTGGCGTCATTTGCGTATTTACATCCATGGAAGTCATCATCCACTGCTGAAAAGTATCAGCTTGGATTTCTACTCTCTGCTTTTGCTTTCAGTCTCACCAATTTGTTTGTCTTTACTCCCATGACCATTGAGGTAACTAACTAACTCAtcattctttattttctcttgaCATTTATATGATCTGCAGCGATGTTCATAATTATGAATTGTTTCATTCCAAGATGTCTCAACTGTTAGGGTCTTGTTGGAAGGCCATTCGTTCAAGATCAATTTAGACTTGGTGCTTTTGAGTTCAAAAGTTTCCTGCTTAGTTTTTGATGAAACAGTGCTGAAAGTCCCTTTTTTTACATTGAGGATAGTTGAGCTCTATACCTTTTGTTGACGGGCACTTTTAagaattattattgatatgttattttgcattattttttgtgttgtaGATGATGAAGCAAAGGCACAAAATTGAGAGGGAAGAAAAAATAGGCGACGAAATTGGGTGGACAAAGAACAGGGAAGTTGCTAAGGTTAATCCAAAGCTTGCAGCCATGAACAAGAAATTTGGGATGATTCATGGGTTGTCATCCCTTGCTAATATTATGTCATTTGGCAGCCTTGCCATGCACTCATGGTACTTAGCTGGGAAACTCAATCTGTAATTTGAGGTATATCGGCCTTTACAGGGAAAGTTGTGCTTTGGTTATAgattaaattacttaaatgaGGACTGTTTGTGCAAAATATGTATGATTCACCTATTTATCAACTTACAAAAGAGGTCTTTCTGTTTACTTcagaataaaattttgatagaattaTGTGGAACATTTGAAGCATGTCAGCTCGCCTTGTTGGCTGTATTATGTATGGGAATCAACAGAATATGCAAAATGGTACCGCCTCTGTTATACCAAGTATTTTGTTGATGACATCGCATTGCAACAACGAAAGTCTTGAAAGCTATATATTTAAACATGTTATCTTGATTTGCCTATTGTATTGTTTTTG from Mangifera indica cultivar Alphonso chromosome 8, CATAS_Mindica_2.1, whole genome shotgun sequence includes:
- the LOC123222935 gene encoding BRCT domain-containing protein At4g02110-like, with protein sequence MEIDSRSKPFLGVRFALFGFDPINEHQVRSKLVHGGGVDVGRYGQNCTHVIVDRIIYDDPICVAARNDGKTIITSLWVDHSYDVGMTVDANSVMYRPLKDLNGIPGAKDLVVCLTGYQRQDREDIMTMVGLMGALFSKPLVASKVTHLICYKFEGEKYELAKKIKKIKLVNHRWLEDCLRDWDLLPEANYDKSGYELETMEAEAKDSEEETEGVTARQFVGKDMSKSPHTSKAVIASACQSPKTAMEVPKTLLNSTASGSHQFLTHDSGNAPEVHALQETDAFIDPVLERTPHSTGVKNDLASTFRRAEMPSCSESKKNSISYSRKNLWKSPLSTSVSNISGNISGSPEANLGGFEVSKAFVASSSKIEHEEARTAAGYVKIPQREEESCQEAESSGCLPAKTITNMSSASSKSQKTSHNATECNRSPMSNYRAKILDPKSPACQTLENTKHFSLNNNCRDDAANLNLALNPHDGSSIVNKNLLTCDLDSFETMTFETGQNENDDKPSKTSFGGLKGSFLAHKLEIEAQAGEPQNQQQKIEASSPKDRDFEMEKSRMPVDLESLQGGNDKIIAEPVRKKMVAKKTLGSRRAANQKGSIYLSKTASLNDPAVCSNAGEEKTNQEKLTMVSEKPPPTKSVEAVKELDTNTVTGCDDATSDKTEPMEDETEAPDEKDEHEKQLNNEKFEVVELILKEENMTRVESGDRRAANSSNISSHEIMAAKEGTNESELGKTVCPNKFDLDESACKAEGMKGKVNTRKKRPAGKAKPKNVPADAEVVKSKNDVDKEDTMNENKTKEDCTKMNKSLLHPEIKTCGSSVPVIENSVEVEKENRPVVENQTSSSCVQKSDLKSLKTPKQINNNFERVTIGAPVTEPVWFILSGHRLQRKEFQQVIRRLKGRCCRDSHQWSYQATHFIAPDLRRTEKFFAAAASGRWILKMDYLSACNQAGKFLLEEPYEWHTNGLSEDGAINLEAPRKWRLLRERTGHGAFYGMRIIVYGECIAPPLDTVKRVVKAGDGIILATAPPYTRFLESGVDFAVVSPGMPCVDIWVQEFLKHEVPCIVADYLVEFVCKPGYSLERHVLYKTHAWAEKSFAKLLSKAEEIVADSGPPDSGEDNDICCQVCGCTDRGEVMLICGDESGSVGCGVGTHIHCCDPPLENVPEEDWFCPKCSSSRINPSKKRKKGPSSKSK
- the LOC123222776 gene encoding transmembrane protein 205-like, with the translated sequence MAWLTRFIVAVVFLSIGVMFSPETFGSNSEHFKSPKLSTFLKLAHLLCFSTAWGAALWVTFIGGIIMFKNLPRHQFGNLQSKMFPAYFSMVGLCCAISVASFAYLHPWKSSSTAEKYQLGFLLSAFAFSLTNLFVFTPMTIEMMKQRHKIEREEKIGDEIGWTKNREVAKVNPKLAAMNKKFGMIHGLSSLANIMSFGSLAMHSWYLAGKLNL